In a single window of the Spartinivicinus poritis genome:
- a CDS encoding KilA-N domain-containing protein, with the protein MTENTLAVSVPIIIEDVNIKQDEYGRFCLNDLHKAAGGQEKHKPTRWVRNQQTQEIVEKLSRDQIWSQVDKSPIQSVNGGNNPGTYVCKELVYSYAMWINADFHIKVVQTFDALVTGQIKTNQSALPNITNPAEAARAWADEYDGRLLAEQKVTELQPKADFVDEYVDAKGNMTLKAATQLVVQKLNSFNSRSLSVEVTTECTGRLTIRH; encoded by the coding sequence ATGACTGAAAACACCTTAGCTGTTTCTGTACCTATCATCATTGAAGATGTAAATATTAAACAGGACGAATATGGTAGGTTTTGTCTTAATGATTTGCATAAGGCAGCTGGAGGACAAGAAAAGCATAAACCTACACGTTGGGTAAGAAATCAGCAAACTCAGGAAATTGTAGAAAAACTAAGCAGAGACCAGATTTGGTCTCAGGTTGATAAATCACCAATCCAGAGTGTTAATGGTGGCAACAACCCAGGCACTTATGTCTGTAAGGAGCTAGTCTATTCCTACGCTATGTGGATTAATGCTGACTTTCATATCAAGGTTGTTCAGACATTTGACGCACTAGTAACTGGCCAAATAAAAACAAACCAATCAGCACTCCCCAACATCACAAACCCAGCAGAAGCAGCAAGAGCTTGGGCAGATGAATACGATGGTCGTCTTCTAGCAGAACAAAAGGTCACAGAGTTACAACCCAAAGCAGACTTTGTAGATGAATATGTTGATGCCAAAGGAAATATGACTCTTAAAGCTGCAACCCAATTAGTCGTACAGAAATTAAACTCCTTTAACTCCAGGAGTTTATCTGTAGAGGTGACCACTGAATGTACAGGGCGCTTAACTATTAGGCACTAA